In the genome of Populus trichocarpa isolate Nisqually-1 chromosome 10, P.trichocarpa_v4.1, whole genome shotgun sequence, the window GTCTTCTTTCCCTTCATCTTTGAGTCACTACCGGtcgttttaaatttgataatccCCTGCCCAAGTCAGTTGCtccaagtggtatcagagcaacaTTTTCAGACTCAAATGCCTCCTGAAACGAGATCCCAAGATGCCAAAAGGGTGGATGAAACCACCAATCCGAAGCACCCCCAGGCATATGATCAAATCCAACAACAACTGAACGATACCAGGGTTGATGCTAATGTACGTTTCAGAGAGCTTAAAGAAGTTATGGATGCCCTTATTTCTCATGTGGACACAGCATTGCAGAAAACTCAGCTCTCTTCAGGTGAGTCCAACTTACCTAAGGCCCCTTGGCTTCCCACTACAAGGGATTCCCTTACCAGATTTAATTGGGCTAATGAAGGTACGCCCCCTCAATATCACCTACGCAGACCAAAAAGAGAATTCCCTATCTTTGAGGGAGAAGATGTCCTTAAATGGATTTATAAGTGTAACTAGTACTTCGATGTTGAAGAAATTGCTAGGCAAGACAAGCTCAAACTAGCCTTCTATTATCTAGATGGAATGGCCCTATGTTGGCATCAAAATTTCATAAGAAGCTTGGGAGGGCAGGCTGTGTCATGGCTAGAGTATATAGAGGCTCTATGTTGCAGGTTTGGGGGGTGAAGAACCCTTTAGAAGAACTTATTGAACTAAAGTAGAAAAATGACTTAGAAACCTATATCAAGGATTTTGATATCCTCTGGAATCGATCTGAAATTTCTGAGAAAAATGCCTTGGTATTTTTATAGGAGGGCTGAACGTAGAAGTTAAGAATATGATTAAGATGTTTGAACCAAAATCTTTGAAACAAGCCTACACCTTAGCTAGATTGCAGGACAATACCCTCACCCATAGACGTTATAGCTCCAATCCTAATAGACAAGCTTATCATCCAACCACATTCGCCTACCAAAACAAACTTTCCACCCTTCCCAGTTACAACAAAAATCCACCCAGGCCTCCTAATAATAGTTTTAAACCACCCCACTCTGGTATCTTACCAAGCCCCCCACCTTATAACCCCAACACTACCAATAGAACCACTAGACCCATCAAAAACAGGGACTTAGATGAAAGAAGAGCTAAAggcttttgtttttggtttgatgAAAAATGTATACCTGGGCACAGATGCCAGAACAATAAACTATATTCCTTATATATTGTTGAAGAAAATAGGGAAGGTAGTGAGGAAAAGGGAGTAACCGAAGTAAACCCCGACACCTACAACCCACATATATCCTTTAATGCTTTAGAAGGAGTAATTCGCCTAAACACACTCAGAGTCACGGGCAGGGTAGAGAAACAAcccttgtttattttgttggaCTCTGGAAGTACACACAACTTCATCAGCAACCAAGTGGCAGACAAGTTGCATTGTAAACTTACAAGTATTAAGGCTCTAACTGTGCAGGTAGCTAATGGTGGAACCATGACCTGCACTTCAGTGTGCAGCCACTTCCAATGGTTTATACAGGCAGTTGATTTTATGACTGATGTCTTTACCTTGGACCTCAAAAATTGTGATATGATCCTGGACATTAAGTGGTTAGCCACATTGAAAACCATCGTCTGCAACTACGAAGAAATGgtattaaactttcaattgactattaaactttcaattctctTTAATTTCACTCTTAATTCCTATCAATTGAGTCCCGAGAGTTCAACGCCTTTTGCAAAATGATATTTGACTagggatttcttcaatttagctcttaattaatcataaacttttaattttcttgtaattttacccttgatttgaatcaattaacttggtaaaaattaaatttgatctcttaaaattccattCTTCTTAATCAAGCTcaaattgggctcccaaacttaatattTCACCAATGAAGCCCCTAGTAAAAGTAATTTGaccaatttaaagtataattaagtccttgcacctaattaaatcctttaattgaatctaaattaattctttaacataattaaacttttaatttggcctattaaaaattgaattatgtccctagacttaatttttatgcagatttgtccaataataatttaatttgactttgaatCTGCATTGTTTCTCAAGTTTTGGGTATAATATGGCACAATTAGGCTCCTGATTCCAtccaaaattacagcttgacTTTCTATGTTTTAAATCCTTTCTCaaccaaatttttttcatattgttagTCTCcttgcttttattattttatttattatttttattattttataaggaAAAATGGTAAAATTTTAGggaataattcaaaaataagttATGACAATTGGTATGATTTTGTTGACTACCACGATATTATTATGGTagattatatttgttattttcttcatatCCGTCTATAAAGCCCTTATATTAGTGTTATACAAGTTTAATGGATGATAACAGGATAAACTTTTAGAAATAAACACTACCAACTAGTTAAAACTTAGCTTAGCTAAATTATGACTACCTAACAAGAACTGGGTGAATGCGGGCTCTTGGTAGCTGCTGAAGTTTGTAAGCAACtgctctaattttttatatcacatGATACGACCCATAAAATTGAATGGCAAGCTTCTTGTGGGCACGTTTAAAAACTAATTGTTGTTGATAGGGATGCAACTTGAGAAACACCATTTCACCTACTTCGAACGTGACATCTCTCCTCTTTTGATCAACTGTTTGTTTTATGCGATTGATGGAGGCTTTTAGATTGGCTTTGAGTTATCGTAGTATCGCATCTCTAGTTATCAGTTGCCCATCCACTTTCTTGATGAAAGAAAAACCGTTATGATAAAGTGGGAATGAGGGGGGCGAACGCCCATATAACACCTGAAATGGAGTCATTCTCGTTGAGGCATGATACGTTGCATTATATCATAACTTAGCCCAAAAAAGATAGGCACTCCACTTACGCGACCATTGATGCACAAAGCACCGAAGATACTGCTTCACGCAGCAGTTGACCACTTCTGTTTGGCCATCGGTTTGATGATAATAGGTGGAGCTAAGTTATAACTTAGTGCCTGACATTTGAAAAGATTCTTACAAAAACCTGTTAATAAAGATTGGATTGCGATCACTGATGATGGATTTTGCCAGCCAATGTAACTTGATAATCCCTTCCATAAATTTTTTAGCCTCACCTTTAGAATTAAATGGATGAATTAAAGTTAGGAAAGGTAAAGATTTACTTAACCTATCCACTACTACCAATATTATATCCTTATTGTTGGTAATGGgtaatcattaaataaaattgagagtGATATCTCCTCATACTTAGCACAAAATAGGCAATAGTTGGAGAAATCCTATAGGTGAGAGTGTTTTGGATTTCATCTTATGGCATACTTCACAACGTTGGATGTATTTGTGGACTTCTCGATAcattttaggccaataaaattattaagccaACCGTTTGAATGTCCATAACACTCCTGAATGCCCTTTGATTTTTGTGTCGTGAGCCTCATGTAGCAACCTTTTTCATTAACTCTCTTTGGGAAGGAATGATTACCCTGCCTTTGAAGTAGAATAACCTATGTCATTATATATATGACCCTTCGGTTTGGCTCTTGGCCAATTAAGCGACTGATTGAATGTATGGATCTCCTTTATATGCTCTCCAAAGTTTATCCCATATGGTTACAATGGGTACATGGAGGTGATTAAGGACTGGACTGTTAGGCTTACGTGAGAGGGCGTCTGTTGCTAAATTTTCATGGCATGGGCGATAAGTGATCTCATAATTATAGCCTAGCAATTTGGTTACCTATTTTTGCTGCTTCGATGTTGCCAAACGTtgttccaaaaaatattttaggctGTGTTGGATGGTTTGGATGAAGAACTTCCTCCCCAATAAATATGGTCGCCATACGTGTATTTCTTTGGCGTAGGTtaaccatgatttttttataactccCAGTGCACGGCTTATAAAGGCGACGAGCTTGCCTTGTTGAGTTAAGACCGCACCTATTCCTTCCTCTGCAGCCTCCATTTCTATGATGAAGGACTTATTGAAATTGGGCATAGCCAAAACAGATGTGGTAGTCATTGCTTGCTTAAGAGTCATGAAGGCTACTCTAACTTCCTTGTTCCATCTGAACTGCCCTTTTCTTGAGGAGGTTAGTAAGAGGTTGAGCGATGATgccataattttaaacaaatttccTGTAATATCTTGTCAAGCCTAAAAAACCATGTAATTCATAAATATTAGTTGGTTGAGGTCATGCCACCACGGCTGCAATTTTGTGATTATCGACCTTCACTTCTTGAGGCATAACAATGTGTCCCAAATATTCTAATTCATGTTGGCCGCATGCATACTTGCTGGCCTTGGCAAAAAAATGACGCTCCCTCAAAATCTTCAAGGTTTGTTTAATATGCACCACATGCATATCCAAGCAGAACTATATACAAGAATATTAtagaagaaaaccaaaataaactttCGAATATAAGATAAGGTCAAAATATAGAGTTCATGATGATTTGGAATGTAGAGGGTGTATTACATAGCCCAAATGGCATCACTAAATATTCATAATAACCGTTGTGAGTACGAAAAGCAATTTTGAGTATATTGGAAGAATTTACTCTTACTTAGTGATATCTAACCTTTAGATTGAGCTTGGTAAAGAAGGATGCACCATGTAattcatccaacatatcatctatTATTGGAATAAGAAATCTGTCCTTGATGGTGGCGGTATTGAGTGTGAGGTAGTCTGTGCCAAACCACCAACTTCTATCCTTTTTCTTTACCAATAATATCGACGATAAAAATAAACTGGTGCCCGGTCAAATGAGGCTAGAATTAAGCatcttttgaacttttttttcaatttcttccttctTGAAATAGGCATATCAATACGAGTATACATTAATTGGCTCAACCCCCTTCTTGAGTGTAATGCAATGCTCTACTTCGCGCATAGGTGGTAGACTTAAAGGCTCTTGAAACACGCCTGCATAGTCTTTCAACAACCTTTACATATCTTGTTGCTTATCATCAGGTGGCACACCATGTAACATTGTTCCCAGAAGTGGTTGAAAGCATACTACAAATAATGCATGGCCTTGGTGAAGCTCCTTTGATAATTCGTTGGGTAAAGCAACCTAAATTGCTTACACGTCTACACCTTGCGgccttcaattttgattatccCAAATAAAATCCATGGTCAACTGTTTCCCATTACAGACCATGAAGCCAAGCATTTCAAGACATTGCATACCAAGTATAAGGTCAAGACCTAttaaagacagaaaaaaaaaagtgaggtaAAACTCGGTGCCCTGCAACTCCACTCATACCTTATCATAACACCCCTGACActttggtttttctctattgGCCTCCCAGATAGAAAATGCTTTTGTAAGAACTACTGGCATAGGTTTTGGACTCGTTCATCTTGTTAATGCATGCAACGTGATTTCGAGTTCTAGTTCATGTTCCTATACTTCCCCTGTATCTTCACCTTGGTCTTCTTCCAATATCTGTTGGTCTAAAATTTCTTCGTATACCACGTTACCCACATGCCCTTCCAAAAGTAATAATTGTGGTCTTTGACATTTATGTCCAGCTGTGAAGCATTCATTGCAGTTGAAACAAAGTTCTTTTTTGCATTTCTTCCCATGTTAAACGTCTAATTAGAATAGTAGGGGTAGTAGAAGCTACACACATGGTTTGTGGCAGAGCTAGATGAGTTCTTATGGGTGGAATTTATGTGAACCGTTGATGTCATGTAAGTTGCTCGTCTTGCATTCATGCTAAATTAATGGCCTCCTTGAGGGATTGCGGTTTAAACATCCCCACCAACACCATTTACATCCATCCACGCACCTTGTTGTCGAGCTTCTCAAATTCACATTAATAATCTCTCAACGTTCCAAGTTGCCTGACTCTTGAGAGAGCTTCATCAAAGTCTTCGCATCTTGATGGTCCGAAGCAGGCCCATAATTCCTCCTTGAATTTTTCCTATGAAATCATGTGTCCTTCTTCCTGTAACATCCTATGAAGCCACTGCAACTATTGGTTGCCTCCCCTTCAAGGTGGTAAACAATCATAAGAACCTTTTGGTTTTCTGTCGTGCCCTGATATTCAAAGAATTTTTCCACCCGATTGAACCACTCCGTTGAATTGTCTCCAGATAAGTGTGGAAATTCTAGCTTGGCTGATTTGGATGAGATGATCCGCCAGCCTCCATCTTGTTTTTCTAGGTGGTGATTGTCATGATTTGAGGACTCTAAATTAGAGAGCAACATATTCGAAAGTCGATTGAGAGCTTCCTCCAAATGGTGGAGCTTGTTGTTCATATCAAACTCCATTCGTTGTAATCCCTCTTGAACTACACCGAGCCCAGACTTCAAGTGCTCAATTCGCTCATTGTTGATTCCCATAAGAAACATGTCTTTAATACTAATTATAGGTTatgtttaaatataaataaaaacattcatgaaaatatcattttcgGGTGAGGATGTACCACAATTTaactgaaataattttttttatccctcgTTGATAACCCATAGCTGCTTAAATAGCAGACCATATGTATGAAACTGAAAACAGAGTAAgctgaaaaaaaaggaacatcCTAAGACCATTACCAGTAACCGACGCCTAACAAATGAAATAATAGAAATGGACTCCATGTATCATTGAAATAAAATGCAACAAAAAGATATCAAGCATAAATCTCTCCAACTGCTAAGACTTGGTCCATGTACGTATCCACGCCACTCCCATGCACTATGTCGTTACGTCTCGTTTATGTTTCCTGTCAACCTCCTCCTAAATATTTAGGATTTCATTTGAAACCTCTAATTGAATGTAATGGCTTATCATATTCAACTATTCTAGACGTTGGCATAAATTATGTCATTTTGTACTTTGAATTAGCTTGGggattataaaattttaagttaatttacaCAAATTTTGAgtggttaaaataaataaaattaagttgaacataatttaaaatcttcatataaaaaaaatccatcaaaatcTAATTCActtattaattgatttgattatttggtataaattttttattttatctttaatggatttttaactaatatttatatttattatttatttccatataaaaaacattattataaaacttgatttcaTCTAGcgagttaattttataatttatccaCTCAAAATTTAGTttagatctaatttttttaattaaattgacttGAGGATTAAcattatcaaatcaaattcatTCCATCAACGATGGCACAATCAAAAtcagaataatattttagtttgatttaaaataaaaaaagaacttaaaagttaaaaccacattgttttgattttttaaaaaaataaaatgacctCATTTTGTATTGATTCAGCCCATAACAAGTGACCAAGGTCGGGTTGAttatgaaaagagagagagagagagagagagagagagagagaaaaaggaagcaTCTAGAATTCCTTTCTCTGCAGGTAACCGACTTTAGCAGCAGGAGAGGAGTAGCAGTGatgttttttatagttattttctattacatatGTATGGATTTTGAATAGGcaggagaaaagagaagagatagATTTTGAACAATCGAGTTTGTTAGATAGATAAATCGAAGGGAAATGGATAGAAGAGGAAGCTTAACAAAGGGAATGTTGCCGCTGCTGGCAATTCACGCTGTAAGCGAGTACTATAGGCTGCCATGGAAACCTCCTGTCACCGCGGCTCTTCTCGGTGCCAATACTCTCATCTATTTGAGGCCTGCTTTTCTCCGTCATATCCTTCCCTCTATCGATCAAGTCTGGTTTAATCCCCACCTCATTCTTAAGGTACCTATCTGGGTCGTCGTCgtcatcgtcatcgtcatcattATTATACTAGTAGAGTAGAGTAGATCCTACATGTTTTAATTgctattatttgttaattgggCAAATCAATCAATTGGGTTTCTCCAATATATCAGAAAGAATCGGTTTATCCAATATTTTAGAAAGAAtcgattgattgattgatgatgGGCTTTGCTATTAATTTGCTAAAGTCTAGTAGTTTTGCCTATCttattctttgttaatttttgtataCAATTATTAAGTGAAAAAACCATCGTGTGGTTTAAAGATTTTGTATTTGTAGGTTGTGTCCTAATTGTAGGAAATAACTGATGATGCCTTTgccttttgcttttttattgagCAGTATAGGGACCTGAAACGCTTCCTGCTCTCACCATTCTATCATGTGAGTGACTCTCATCTCGTTTACAACATGATGTCGCTCTTATGGAAGGGAATTCAATTGGAAACTTCTGTGGGAAGTGTTGAATTTGCATCTATGCTTGCTGCTTTACTTGCTATGTCCCAGGGTATTACACTTTTGCTAGCCAGGtccctcctcctcttctttgaTTATGACAAACCTTTCTACTCTGAATATTCTGCTGGATTTTCTGGTGTTCTCTTTGCCATGAAAGTTGTCCTCAATTCTCAGTCCGAGAGTCTTACTAATGTCTATGGATTGGTCATACCGGCACGCCATGCTGCATGGGCAGAGTTGATTCTTATCCAAATGTTTGTACCTGGCGTCTCATTTCTTGGCCACCTCGGTGGAATACTTGCTGGGATTCTCTATGTCAAGTTGAAGAGAGCGTATTCAGGTCCAGACCCACTCACTCTAACCATCAGAACCCTTACCAATGTAATAAGCTGGCCTCTGAGGTTTGTGAGGAATTTATTTCAATTCCGGCGAGGACGGATTTCTGGTCGTGGAAGTGTTGGTGGGAGGCAGACGGGAAGGGCAATGTCAGGGCTGTGGAGATGCCAAGCATGTACATATGATAATTCCAGTCTGTTAAGTGTATGTGAGATGTGTGGGACAAGTCGGGGTGCTCGTGGATTGTCCTCCCGTGAATTTTCACGCCATTCCGATGACCTTACATTGGAAGAAATACGTCTTCGAAGGATCGAAAGATTTGGTTGATCAGACTCTTTAACTCATTTTATACGCCACCATTTGTTTGTTGATTCTGTAGCCAAGTTAGATGTGGATTAAGACCAGTTCTCAAGTTTGGCAGACTTCTCCGCCCATTTTCATACTCGAGGTCCCTTTTCTTTGAGATGTAGCTGGTCTTTGTTTGCTTTCGTAAAAGAAGTAGAAGATGGATTTTCCACTCAATCTCTTGGTTGTGGATGCAAAGCAGAAATGAGCAATGGGATAGCCCTCGAGTGTTTGATGTTGTTTTCAAACATTAGATGATTGCTTTGTGAAAGTAGTGGAAGTCATCGATAAATGTTTAGCGACTTGCGCGGGAAGGCTTTCTGGTTGTGTTTTTTACTAAGATGCATTGGTGTTTTACTGTACACATGATAGTTacattgaaattattattgGTGAAATTACACTAGCTACTGgggtaaaatagtatttttacatTATTGATTAGTTATTATTCGAATAATCTAGGGCATATAACTAGAGTCTATGAATGCTTTTGTATTTTCACTTTCaaagcacattaaaattattaaaatatctttaaataccaagtttttttaattggtttacatggttcctttgttttcttaatcttgtttttttttttatttattattatcaaggaGTGCTTtggtaattttataaatataaatattattataaagatGGTCtctcatcatgttttttttattattattattatcatcaagtTAGCTAAGGAGtgctttgataattttataaatatttttacattatttattattattattattattatgctctctaatttttttcatctatcataattgatttttttttattttcttgattttttttatttttgtcccccgttattttattttatttaatttttataccagaattggtttttattttcttgatttattttatttttttaatttcttcctttattgttttattttatttaatttaatttttataccagatttgttcattatttttttttttgttatttattttaatttttaatcttggATGATTGAGAGttttgcttcatgattttttcaagtttgtctTCTATGGGGTAATCCAATCTCATGATCAGCGTCACAGGTTTTGAAAAT includes:
- the LOC7477212 gene encoding rhomboid-like protein 14, mitochondrial; protein product: MDRRGSLTKGMLPLLAIHAVSEYYRLPWKPPVTAALLGANTLIYLRPAFLRHILPSIDQVWFNPHLILKYRDLKRFLLSPFYHVSDSHLVYNMMSLLWKGIQLETSVGSVEFASMLAALLAMSQGITLLLARSLLLFFDYDKPFYSEYSAGFSGVLFAMKVVLNSQSESLTNVYGLVIPARHAAWAELILIQMFVPGVSFLGHLGGILAGILYVKLKRAYSGPDPLTLTIRTLTNVISWPLRFVRNLFQFRRGRISGRGSVGGRQTGRAMSGLWRCQACTYDNSSLLSVCEMCGTSRGARGLSSREFSRHSDDLTLEEIRLRRIERFG